The following are encoded in a window of Aromatoleum petrolei genomic DNA:
- a CDS encoding SDR family NAD(P)-dependent oxidoreductase has protein sequence MNGKLLEGKVALVTGSGRGVGRGIALDLAAAGARVVVNDIGASTTGEGADLGPAQQVVEEIRAAGGHAVADTHSVADWDEAHAMVQTAIDAFGRIDIVINNAGILRDTIFHKMTREEFEAVINVNLNGPFYVSRAAAPHFKAQNGGNYVHITSSSGLIGNFGQANYAAAKLGVAALSKSIAMDMQRFNVRSNAVAPWAWTRMVNTIPAETEEQKKRVEGLMKLIPERIAPFVTALSSDAAAGVTGQIFGVRNNEIYLFSQSRPIRTAHTSDGWTPESVIERVFPMFENDFYPLHRSGDVFTWDPV, from the coding sequence ATGAACGGAAAATTGCTGGAGGGCAAAGTCGCCCTCGTCACCGGCTCGGGGCGCGGCGTGGGGCGCGGAATCGCGCTGGATCTGGCCGCCGCCGGCGCGCGCGTGGTGGTCAACGACATCGGGGCCTCGACGACCGGCGAAGGGGCGGACCTCGGGCCGGCACAACAGGTCGTGGAAGAGATCCGCGCTGCGGGCGGCCACGCGGTCGCCGACACGCATTCGGTCGCTGATTGGGACGAAGCGCACGCAATGGTGCAGACCGCGATCGACGCGTTCGGCCGCATCGACATCGTCATCAACAACGCCGGCATCCTGCGCGACACGATCTTCCACAAGATGACGCGCGAGGAATTCGAGGCCGTCATCAACGTGAACCTGAACGGCCCCTTCTACGTCAGCCGCGCCGCCGCACCGCACTTCAAGGCGCAGAATGGCGGCAACTACGTGCACATCACGTCGAGTTCCGGCCTCATCGGCAACTTCGGCCAGGCCAACTACGCCGCGGCCAAGCTCGGCGTCGCGGCCCTGTCGAAGAGCATCGCGATGGACATGCAGCGCTTCAATGTGCGCTCGAACGCCGTCGCCCCTTGGGCGTGGACGCGCATGGTGAACACCATCCCCGCGGAGACCGAGGAGCAGAAGAAACGCGTCGAAGGACTGATGAAGCTGATCCCGGAAAGGATCGCCCCCTTCGTCACCGCGCTGTCGAGCGACGCCGCCGCCGGAGTGACGGGCCAGATCTTCGGCGTGCGCAACAACGAGATCTATCTCTTCTCCCAGTCACGTCCGATCCGCACCGCCCACACTTCGGACGGCTGGACGCCGGAGTCGGTCATCGAGCGCGTGTTCCCGATGTTCGAGAACGACTTCTATCCGCTGCACCGCTCGGGTGACGTCTTTACCTGGGACCCGGTCTAG
- a CDS encoding SDR family oxidoreductase: protein MSYQSVFHPDLFAGQTILVTGGGSGIGRCTAHELAALGATVAIVGRDVAKLDRVRDEILGDGGKVSIHACDIRDEAQVGQTIDAVLAAHGRLDGLVNNAGGQWMAPMKTISTNGFEAVVRNNLTGGFIFMREAYTRWMEQHGGAIVNIIADIWNGWPNFSHSAAARGGMFTLTESAACEWAEAGVRVNTVAPGGIASSGFDHYSPEARRELRKYASKVPLKRFGTESEVSAAIVFLLSPAAAFITGSCIRVDGGTPNARQTWPLGESSRNRPFQGFHRAVPPLMLSEED, encoded by the coding sequence ATGAGCTACCAATCCGTTTTCCACCCTGACCTGTTCGCGGGTCAGACCATCCTCGTCACCGGCGGCGGCAGCGGCATCGGGCGCTGCACCGCGCACGAGCTCGCCGCGCTGGGTGCGACTGTCGCCATCGTCGGCCGCGACGTCGCCAAGCTCGACCGTGTCCGCGACGAAATCCTCGGTGATGGCGGCAAGGTCAGCATCCACGCCTGCGACATCCGCGACGAGGCCCAGGTAGGCCAGACCATCGACGCGGTGCTTGCCGCGCACGGGCGCCTCGACGGGCTCGTCAACAACGCCGGCGGGCAGTGGATGGCGCCGATGAAGACGATCAGCACCAACGGTTTCGAGGCGGTCGTGCGCAACAACCTCACCGGCGGCTTCATCTTCATGCGCGAAGCCTATACGCGCTGGATGGAGCAGCACGGCGGCGCGATCGTGAACATCATTGCCGACATCTGGAACGGCTGGCCGAATTTCTCCCATTCGGCGGCGGCCCGCGGCGGCATGTTCACGCTGACCGAATCGGCCGCGTGCGAATGGGCCGAGGCGGGCGTGCGCGTCAATACCGTGGCGCCGGGCGGCATCGCCTCCAGCGGCTTCGACCACTATTCTCCCGAAGCGCGCCGGGAACTGCGCAAGTATGCCTCCAAGGTACCGCTCAAGCGCTTCGGCACCGAGTCCGAAGTGTCGGCGGCGATCGTCTTCCTGCTGTCGCCGGCCGCGGCCTTCATTACCGGCAGCTGCATCCGCGTGGATGGCGGCACGCCCAACGCACGCCAGACCTGGCCGCTCGGCGAGAGCTCGCGCAACCGTCCCTTCCAGGGCTTCCATCGCGCCGTCCCTCCGCTGATGCTGAGCGAAGAGGATTGA
- a CDS encoding oxidoreductase, with protein MSALFSPFEIGKLQFDNRIFVAPMCQYSASGGVPGSWHMQHYGALAIGGAAAMTIEATAASAEGRITDGCLGLHNDQQEYGLTGLVQHIRRLSPIRVGIQLTHAGRKGSCHAPWHGGGGLGEGGWPLVAPSAIAFGQGRAVPKAMEESDFERIAQAFVASARRALRIGVDYLELHLAHGYLLSSFLSPLSNRRDDAYGRDLAGRMRFPLEVVSRVRAEWPAGRPLGVRINSHDWLDGGLSFDDTLRVCAALKDAGVDFICVSAGAIAEGVRIPAEPGYLLDYAARVRKATGLPIRAVGLIHQPRLAEHAVASGQSDCVAVGRAMLFDPRWALKAAMSLGVEPAFPRQYGLGSPRSWTGAAAALPGY; from the coding sequence ATGAGTGCCTTGTTTTCGCCGTTCGAGATCGGAAAGCTGCAGTTCGACAACCGCATCTTCGTGGCGCCGATGTGCCAGTACAGCGCGAGCGGAGGTGTCCCGGGCAGTTGGCACATGCAGCACTACGGCGCGCTGGCGATCGGCGGCGCGGCCGCAATGACGATCGAGGCGACCGCGGCGAGCGCCGAGGGGCGCATTACCGACGGATGCCTGGGACTCCATAACGACCAGCAGGAGTACGGGCTGACCGGACTGGTGCAGCACATACGCCGGCTCTCGCCGATCCGCGTCGGAATCCAGCTCACGCATGCAGGCAGAAAGGGCTCATGCCACGCACCGTGGCATGGCGGCGGCGGCCTTGGCGAGGGCGGTTGGCCGCTGGTCGCGCCGTCGGCGATCGCGTTCGGACAGGGCAGGGCGGTGCCGAAGGCGATGGAGGAATCCGACTTCGAACGCATCGCGCAGGCCTTTGTCGCGAGTGCTCGGCGCGCGCTGCGCATCGGCGTGGACTACCTCGAACTGCACCTCGCGCATGGCTACCTGCTGAGCAGCTTCCTTTCGCCGCTCTCGAACCGGCGCGATGACGCCTACGGCCGAGATCTTGCCGGGCGGATGCGCTTTCCGCTCGAAGTCGTGTCGCGCGTGCGGGCGGAATGGCCGGCGGGGCGGCCGCTGGGCGTGCGGATCAACAGCCACGATTGGCTGGACGGTGGGCTGTCGTTCGACGACACCCTGCGCGTCTGCGCGGCACTCAAGGATGCGGGCGTCGATTTCATCTGCGTGTCGGCCGGGGCAATCGCCGAGGGCGTGCGGATTCCCGCCGAGCCCGGCTACCTGCTCGATTACGCCGCGCGGGTACGCAAGGCGACCGGTCTTCCGATACGCGCCGTCGGCCTGATTCATCAACCCCGGCTCGCCGAGCATGCCGTCGCGAGCGGACAGTCGGACTGCGTCGCGGTCGGCCGGGCGATGTTGTTCGATCCGCGCTGGGCGCTGAAGGCGGCGATGTCGCTCGGCGTCGAACCGGCCTTTCCGCGCCAGTACGGCCTGGGCAGCCCGCGCAGCTGGACCGGCGCCGCGGCGGCACTCCCGGGTTACTGA
- a CDS encoding MaoC/PaaZ C-terminal domain-containing protein has product MAIDLLNVAVGAVLAARDCPARVKDELAQYAHASGDMNPLHLDEAFARKAGFDNLVVHGMLNMALLGRLLTDHFETDAIRGFSTRFEGVLQVGEPTRVSMTLVDRTGEHAEIGLEMLTHEGRRIVSGRAKVRIRIS; this is encoded by the coding sequence ATGGCGATCGACCTGCTCAATGTTGCAGTCGGCGCGGTGCTCGCCGCCCGCGACTGTCCCGCGCGCGTCAAGGATGAGCTCGCGCAATACGCCCACGCCTCCGGCGACATGAACCCGCTGCACCTCGATGAAGCCTTCGCCCGCAAGGCCGGTTTCGACAATCTCGTTGTGCACGGCATGCTCAACATGGCCCTTCTCGGCCGCCTGCTCACCGATCACTTCGAAACCGACGCGATTCGCGGCTTCTCGACCCGGTTCGAAGGCGTGCTACAGGTCGGCGAGCCAACCCGGGTGTCGATGACACTTGTGGACCGGACGGGCGAACATGCCGAAATCGGACTCGAGATGCTGACCCACGAAGGTCGGCGAATCGTCAGCGGCCGTGCGAAAGTCCGAATCAGGATCTCGTGA
- a CDS encoding FAS1-like dehydratase domain-containing protein: MAIDRKFLGFALPPFKVTATPERIARFADAIGERNPLYRERIAPPTFLKVLEGDDNSSRRILDALAVPLPRVLHAEQQFDYLAPVRAGDELVVERRVTDLYDKKGGEMEFIVIETSFTGPSGMLAARSRQIVLVRNAARSH, translated from the coding sequence GTGGCGATCGACCGAAAGTTTCTCGGCTTCGCGCTGCCTCCGTTCAAGGTGACGGCAACGCCTGAGCGCATCGCGCGTTTCGCCGACGCCATCGGCGAGCGCAATCCGCTCTATCGCGAGCGCATCGCACCGCCGACCTTCCTGAAGGTGTTGGAAGGCGATGACAACAGTTCGCGGCGAATCCTCGACGCGCTGGCTGTGCCGCTGCCGCGGGTGCTGCACGCCGAACAACAGTTCGACTACCTTGCACCGGTGCGCGCCGGCGACGAGCTCGTGGTCGAGCGCCGCGTTACCGACCTGTACGACAAGAAAGGCGGTGAGATGGAGTTCATCGTGATCGAGACGAGTTTCACCGGCCCCTCGGGAATGCTGGCCGCCCGCTCGCGCCAGATCGTGCTTGTTCGTAACGCTGCCCGGAGCCATTGA
- a CDS encoding enoyl-CoA hydratase-related protein, translated as MSTQFKDIIYEVGANAVYITINRPEVFNAFRTQTVEELIQAFRMADEEKSVNAVIFGGAGDKAFCTGGDQKVHLSEDGLYGPRGMVGLPIEELQSAIRDCRKVVIARVQGFAIGGGNVFATICDLTLASEKAQFGQVGPKVGSVDPGFGTAYLSRMLGEKKAREVWFLCRRYKAQEALEMGLVNKVVPHDELDAECEAWAAEINQLSPTAIAIAKRSFNADSENIRGISFMGVAAVKGYYQSEESKEGVRAFNEKRKPEFKKYL; from the coding sequence ATGAGCACGCAATTCAAGGACATCATTTACGAAGTGGGCGCGAATGCGGTGTACATCACCATCAATCGCCCCGAAGTCTTCAACGCCTTCCGCACGCAGACGGTGGAAGAGCTGATCCAGGCTTTCCGCATGGCCGACGAAGAGAAGTCGGTCAACGCCGTGATCTTCGGTGGCGCCGGCGACAAGGCTTTCTGCACCGGTGGCGACCAGAAGGTGCACCTCTCCGAGGACGGCTTGTACGGCCCGCGCGGCATGGTCGGCCTGCCGATCGAGGAATTGCAGAGCGCGATCCGCGACTGCCGCAAGGTCGTGATCGCCCGCGTGCAGGGCTTCGCGATCGGTGGCGGCAACGTGTTCGCGACGATCTGCGACCTGACGCTCGCGTCGGAGAAGGCACAGTTCGGCCAAGTCGGGCCGAAGGTCGGCTCCGTCGACCCCGGCTTCGGCACCGCCTACCTCTCTCGCATGCTGGGCGAGAAGAAGGCGCGTGAAGTCTGGTTCCTGTGCCGCCGCTACAAGGCGCAGGAAGCGCTCGAGATGGGTCTCGTCAACAAGGTCGTGCCGCACGACGAACTCGATGCGGAATGCGAGGCCTGGGCTGCCGAGATCAACCAGCTGAGCCCCACCGCCATCGCGATCGCCAAGCGTTCGTTCAACGCCGACAGCGAGAACATCCGTGGCATCAGCTTCATGGGGGTGGCCGCGGTGAAGGGCTATTACCAGAGCGAAGAGTCGAAGGAAGGCGTGCGCGCGTTCAACGAGAAGCGCAAGCCCGAGTTCAAGAAGTACCTTTAA
- a CDS encoding enoyl-CoA hydratase-related protein, producing the protein MDQNIRIELDRDGVLLACIDMPGRSMNVFSLDMMDSLERLVMHVEESSQVRAVVLTSGKPAFIAGADLAMISNVFDKRARSDSHAQLVELCGRLGRIFRRLEKSPKPWIAAVNGLALGGGLEVSLACNGRVVADAPNVLLGLPEIKLGLLPGAGGTQRLPRLVGAQLGLRMLLDGNPLSPAAALECGLVDEIVPPVELIAAARSRALHSLDRATPPWDRADAHFDDEGLVFDAPGALQRIADAFGVPDETLAKYPAYAAIMNCVVEGWAMPMDAALANEMDIFVNLIRNPVAGHMVRALFLNRQRSLKAEPVSIDPRKAQVAVIGEGSEAVAKMLAAGRARIVAPEALSPGDVAVCTGDAIVSRESSVRWLTEDATTLGGAAAGIWLSPKTEYGRAVEVVLAADDAGARDAGLAATRWLRADAILETRGDASVLLQLSLSVTVAREAGCSEDEQLLAISLTAIRAWQAGAIADTQLADSAAVVAGVAPAWTGGPFAYAAQQGLEVLRRRAAGASGASIFAWPEGVESLFAAIAA; encoded by the coding sequence ATGGATCAGAACATCAGGATCGAACTGGATCGCGACGGCGTTTTGCTGGCATGCATCGATATGCCGGGCCGCTCGATGAACGTCTTCTCCCTGGACATGATGGATTCGCTCGAGCGACTCGTCATGCACGTGGAGGAGAGTTCGCAGGTGCGGGCGGTGGTGCTGACCTCCGGCAAGCCGGCGTTCATCGCGGGAGCCGATCTCGCGATGATCAGCAACGTGTTCGACAAGCGCGCCCGGTCGGATTCCCATGCGCAGCTGGTGGAGCTATGCGGACGACTCGGCCGCATCTTCCGCCGGCTGGAGAAAAGCCCGAAGCCGTGGATTGCGGCGGTGAATGGGCTGGCACTCGGGGGCGGGCTGGAGGTAAGCCTCGCATGCAACGGCAGGGTCGTCGCGGACGCGCCGAACGTGCTGCTCGGCCTGCCTGAGATCAAGCTGGGCCTCCTTCCCGGAGCCGGCGGAACGCAGCGGCTGCCGCGGCTGGTCGGTGCGCAGCTGGGCCTGCGCATGCTGCTCGACGGCAACCCGCTCTCGCCTGCAGCGGCGCTCGAATGCGGTCTCGTCGACGAGATCGTCCCGCCCGTGGAACTGATTGCGGCGGCGAGGAGTCGCGCGCTGCACTCGCTCGACCGCGCGACGCCGCCCTGGGATCGCGCGGACGCGCATTTCGACGACGAAGGACTCGTCTTCGATGCCCCCGGCGCGCTCCAGCGCATCGCCGACGCGTTCGGCGTGCCGGACGAAACCCTCGCGAAATATCCGGCCTACGCTGCAATCATGAATTGTGTGGTCGAGGGCTGGGCCATGCCGATGGACGCTGCGCTCGCGAACGAGATGGATATCTTCGTGAACCTGATCCGCAACCCGGTCGCGGGTCACATGGTGCGCGCGCTGTTCCTCAACCGGCAGCGTTCGCTGAAGGCGGAGCCGGTCTCGATCGACCCGCGCAAGGCGCAGGTGGCCGTGATCGGCGAGGGCAGTGAAGCGGTCGCGAAGATGCTCGCGGCGGGCAGGGCGCGAATCGTTGCGCCCGAAGCGCTGTCGCCCGGCGATGTTGCCGTGTGCACGGGGGATGCCATTGTCAGCCGCGAATCATCGGTACGGTGGTTGACGGAGGACGCGACCACGCTCGGCGGGGCGGCCGCGGGAATCTGGCTGTCCCCGAAGACCGAATACGGCCGCGCCGTCGAAGTCGTGCTCGCCGCGGACGACGCGGGCGCGCGCGACGCCGGCCTCGCGGCAACCCGCTGGCTGCGTGCGGATGCGATCCTCGAAACGCGTGGCGATGCCTCCGTGCTGCTGCAGTTGTCGCTCAGCGTGACTGTCGCGCGGGAAGCGGGATGCAGCGAGGACGAACAGCTACTGGCGATCTCGCTGACAGCGATCCGCGCTTGGCAGGCGGGTGCGATTGCGGATACGCAGCTCGCGGACTCGGCTGCCGTCGTCGCGGGAGTCGCGCCGGCCTGGACTGGCGGACCGTTCGCCTATGCCGCGCAGCAGGGGCTCGAGGTGCTGCGCCGCCGCGCCGCGGGCGCGTCAGGAGCCTCGATATTCGCGTGGCCGGAGGGTGTCGAGTCGCTGTTTGCGGCGATTGCAGCCTGA
- a CDS encoding GGDEF domain-containing protein, producing the protein MAGGKPFHAHSSGLNYRRSCRFVDLNESLSIVAYIVFIWDRDAVRTNRSSCSMYFWGPVLANVAHGARSSGTFMEHGDVERKYSVQLDAELVALLYRNAPQAYAITLVNGAILAFVQGSHVAFSPLLAWYGALVSVTALRTWLVRRYVRARTAPDAARRWNSAYVAGTALAGCVWGATAFVMIPSSSAAHEVFVAFVLAGMSAGSITVLAFRMEACLAFLLPTLLPLAFRYLMLGTTLHAVMGIMTSIFLIGMLITALSFNRSVRTSLILRFDKRELEEENRRRDRAEQALLLEKDRLLTVLSSIGEGVALIDADGRIEYLNSVAEGICGYSSDSARGRPASEVFESFDRELHERTSTGMEDTLNRACHITKQTVMVLNGGDRRVIEELATPLYDRHRKVVGAVSILRDVTEALQREEELAHAADHDALTGLPNRSLLHNRLQQAIVRAQRKHETFALLFLDLDRFKEVNDTMGHAAGDALLVEAARRLSHAVREEDTVARLGGDEFVVLLEGPTLERHAQAIADKICQIVGEPYELGTQSATVSVSIGASFFPKDGRDPDALLCHADADMYRAKRG; encoded by the coding sequence ATGGCCGGCGGCAAGCCCTTCCACGCCCATTCGTCCGGACTCAACTACCGCAGGTCGTGTCGGTTCGTCGATCTCAACGAAAGTCTTTCGATTGTGGCCTACATTGTATTTATATGGGATCGGGACGCCGTCCGCACGAATCGATCGTCGTGCTCGATGTATTTTTGGGGTCCGGTACTTGCAAACGTCGCCCACGGGGCGCGGTCATCCGGGACGTTCATGGAACATGGCGACGTCGAGCGCAAGTATTCCGTTCAGCTAGACGCTGAACTGGTTGCCTTGCTCTACAGGAACGCGCCGCAGGCGTATGCCATCACGCTCGTCAATGGTGCGATCCTGGCATTCGTTCAGGGCTCTCATGTCGCCTTTTCCCCCTTGCTCGCCTGGTATGGGGCGCTGGTGTCGGTGACGGCACTGCGCACCTGGCTGGTGCGGCGCTACGTCCGCGCCCGCACTGCTCCCGACGCAGCGCGCCGATGGAATTCCGCATACGTGGCCGGAACCGCCCTCGCCGGCTGCGTCTGGGGGGCGACGGCTTTTGTCATGATCCCGAGCTCGTCGGCCGCCCACGAGGTATTCGTCGCCTTCGTCCTCGCCGGCATGTCCGCCGGCAGCATTACCGTCCTGGCATTCAGGATGGAGGCCTGCCTGGCGTTCCTGCTCCCGACGCTGCTGCCCCTGGCGTTTCGCTACCTCATGCTCGGTACGACACTGCACGCGGTCATGGGCATCATGACCTCGATCTTCCTCATCGGAATGCTGATTACGGCATTGAGTTTCAATCGCTCGGTTCGGACCTCGTTGATCCTGCGCTTCGACAAACGCGAACTGGAAGAGGAGAACAGACGGCGCGACCGTGCCGAGCAAGCCCTGCTACTGGAGAAGGATCGGCTGCTGACGGTCCTGAGCTCCATCGGTGAGGGCGTCGCGCTGATCGACGCCGACGGCCGCATCGAGTACCTGAATTCTGTCGCCGAAGGAATCTGCGGCTACTCTTCCGACAGCGCGCGAGGCCGTCCCGCAAGCGAGGTGTTCGAGAGCTTCGACCGCGAATTGCACGAACGGACCAGCACCGGCATGGAAGACACGCTGAACAGGGCTTGCCACATCACGAAACAGACGGTCATGGTGCTCAACGGCGGAGACAGGCGCGTCATCGAAGAGCTGGCAACACCTCTGTACGACCGCCACCGGAAGGTCGTGGGCGCCGTGTCGATCCTGCGCGACGTGACCGAGGCGCTGCAAAGGGAGGAAGAACTGGCGCACGCGGCGGATCACGACGCGCTGACCGGACTGCCCAACCGCAGTCTGCTGCACAACCGACTGCAACAGGCCATTGTCCGCGCGCAACGCAAGCACGAGACCTTTGCGCTGCTGTTCCTGGATCTGGATCGTTTCAAGGAGGTCAATGACACGATGGGGCATGCCGCCGGCGACGCCCTGCTCGTCGAAGCGGCCAGGCGCCTGTCCCACGCCGTGCGGGAAGAAGACACGGTCGCGCGACTGGGGGGCGACGAATTCGTCGTGCTCCTCGAAGGACCGACCCTGGAACGCCACGCCCAGGCGATCGCCGACAAGATCTGCCAGATCGTGGGCGAACCGTATGAGCTGGGCACACAATCCGCGACCGTCTCCGTCAGCATCGGCGCCAGCTTCTTCCCCAAGGACGGACGTGACCCGGACGCCCTGCTATGTCACGCGGACGCCGACATGTACCGGGCGAAAAGAGGATAG
- a CDS encoding acyl-CoA dehydrogenase family protein, which translates to MIPNNDQQALRETVRRFARECLLPGYQKREAEGRLDRALMREMGQMGLLAADVPERLGGMGLDGVTTGMICEELAYGDFNMAGLSVEMSLLAAIMTRSAPAPIVDEWVPRMTRGEAIVAICVTEPRGGSDASSLQMRARRDGDDFVLNGEKTSISFADSADAFLVFARTGTPDSGARGITAFFVPGDASGIQRTRFTDVGCRIQGRGSVFFDDVRVPAANILAAEGKGFTEVMVGFDYSRALIALQCIGAAQASLDEAWAYTRERQAFGRPIAQFQGVTFPLVDGESTIAAVRQLAYHALALRDAGLPHTAEAAMVKWMGPKTAVDVIHQCLLTFGHYGYSLDTPHQQRMRDVTGLEIGDGTAGVMKLIIARERVGREAVQYL; encoded by the coding sequence ATGATTCCGAATAATGACCAGCAGGCGCTGCGCGAGACCGTCCGTCGCTTCGCGCGCGAATGCCTGCTGCCGGGCTATCAGAAGCGCGAAGCCGAGGGGCGGCTCGACCGCGCGTTGATGCGCGAGATGGGGCAGATGGGCCTGCTCGCCGCGGATGTGCCCGAGCGGCTCGGCGGCATGGGGCTGGACGGGGTCACAACCGGCATGATCTGCGAAGAGCTTGCCTACGGTGACTTCAATATGGCCGGGCTGTCGGTCGAAATGAGCCTGCTCGCTGCGATCATGACCCGCAGCGCGCCGGCCCCTATCGTCGACGAATGGGTGCCGCGGATGACGCGCGGCGAGGCGATCGTCGCGATCTGCGTGACCGAGCCGCGGGGCGGGTCGGATGCGTCGAGCCTGCAGATGCGCGCCCGCCGCGACGGCGACGACTTCGTCCTGAACGGCGAAAAGACCTCGATCTCCTTCGCCGACAGCGCCGACGCCTTCCTCGTGTTCGCCCGTACCGGCACGCCTGACTCGGGCGCGCGCGGCATCACCGCCTTCTTCGTCCCGGGCGACGCGTCGGGCATCCAGCGCACGCGCTTCACGGACGTCGGTTGCCGCATCCAGGGGCGCGGCTCGGTGTTCTTCGACGACGTGCGGGTGCCGGCCGCAAACATCCTCGCCGCCGAGGGCAAGGGCTTCACCGAGGTGATGGTCGGCTTCGACTACAGCCGTGCACTGATCGCGCTGCAATGCATCGGCGCGGCGCAGGCCTCGCTCGACGAAGCCTGGGCCTACACGCGCGAACGCCAGGCCTTCGGCCGGCCGATCGCGCAGTTCCAGGGCGTCACCTTCCCGCTGGTGGACGGCGAATCGACGATCGCCGCGGTGCGTCAGCTTGCCTATCACGCCCTCGCCTTGCGCGATGCCGGCCTGCCGCATACGGCGGAGGCGGCGATGGTCAAGTGGATGGGGCCGAAGACGGCGGTCGATGTGATCCATCAGTGCCTACTGACCTTCGGCCACTACGGCTACTCGCTCGACACGCCGCATCAGCAGCGCATGCGCGACGTGACGGGCTTGGAGATCGGCGACGGCACGGCGGGCGTGATGAAACTGATCATCGCGCGCGAGCGCGTCGGTCGCGAAGCAGTGCAATACCTATAA
- a CDS encoding SDR family oxidoreductase, protein MRGLKDKVALVTGAASGIGLAIAKRLAEEGMAVGVLDLNGQAAHAAVEEIRAAGGKADFEVCDITDYAKVTEAVAAIESRLGPTWALVNNAGWDTPTAFLKTTPDFWRKVVDINYLGPIHMTHAVVSGMAQRGGGRVIFIASDAGRVGSSGEVVYSGCKGATISFAKALAREVARNNVLLNCVCPGPTNTPAMDAFVGTGEQGEKIRNAMVRGVPLGRIGEPDDYPGLVAFLASDDASFMTGQTVSISGGLTMHG, encoded by the coding sequence GTGCGAGGACTCAAGGACAAGGTCGCGCTGGTGACGGGCGCGGCGAGCGGCATCGGGCTGGCAATCGCCAAGCGTCTGGCCGAGGAGGGGATGGCCGTGGGCGTCCTGGATCTGAACGGCCAGGCCGCGCACGCCGCAGTCGAGGAGATCCGGGCGGCTGGCGGCAAGGCCGACTTCGAGGTGTGCGACATCACCGACTACGCGAAGGTCACGGAAGCCGTCGCGGCAATTGAATCGCGCCTGGGGCCGACCTGGGCGCTGGTGAATAACGCCGGCTGGGATACCCCGACCGCCTTCCTTAAGACCACGCCGGACTTCTGGCGCAAGGTCGTCGACATCAACTACCTCGGGCCGATCCACATGACCCACGCCGTGGTGTCCGGCATGGCCCAGCGCGGCGGCGGGCGCGTGATCTTCATCGCGTCGGATGCCGGCCGGGTCGGTTCGTCCGGCGAAGTGGTTTATTCCGGCTGCAAGGGCGCGACGATCTCGTTCGCCAAGGCACTCGCCCGCGAAGTGGCGCGCAACAACGTGCTGCTCAACTGCGTCTGCCCGGGGCCGACCAACACCCCAGCGATGGATGCCTTCGTCGGCACCGGCGAACAGGGCGAGAAGATCCGCAACGCGATGGTCCGCGGCGTGCCGCTCGGCCGCATCGGTGAGCCGGACGACTACCCGGGCCTCGTCGCCTTCCTCGCGAGCGACGACGCTTCGTTCATGACCGGCCAGACCGTGAGCATCTCCGGTGGCCTGACGATGCACGGCTGA
- a CDS encoding MaoC family dehydratase, with protein sequence MERYFEDYTVGEVVEFGDYPVTEEEIVSFAKAYDPQSFHTDPEAAKGSHFGGLVGSGWMTGAIVMRLYCDHFIPRNSAMGSPGIDKVRWLLPVRPGDRLRARATILAAARSRSKPNRGVVTILQEAVNQRGETVMSYEGKAMFKCREHDPLTVTRD encoded by the coding sequence ATGGAACGCTATTTCGAGGACTACACCGTCGGCGAGGTCGTGGAGTTCGGCGACTATCCGGTGACCGAGGAGGAGATTGTCTCCTTCGCCAAGGCGTACGATCCCCAGTCCTTCCACACCGATCCTGAAGCGGCGAAAGGCTCGCACTTCGGCGGACTGGTCGGTAGCGGATGGATGACGGGAGCGATCGTGATGCGTCTGTATTGCGATCACTTCATCCCGCGGAATTCTGCAATGGGTTCACCGGGAATCGACAAAGTTCGCTGGCTCCTCCCGGTGCGTCCCGGTGACCGGTTGCGCGCACGCGCAACGATCCTTGCGGCGGCCCGTTCCCGCAGCAAACCGAACCGCGGCGTCGTCACAATCCTCCAGGAGGCGGTCAACCAGCGGGGAGAAACGGTAATGTCCTACGAGGGAAAGGCGATGTTCAAGTGTCGCGAGCATGACCCCCTGACCGTGACGCGAGACTGA